From a single Labrenzia sp. PHM005 genomic region:
- a CDS encoding PspA/IM30 family protein yields the protein MFKMMSTLIRGRTFDVAEAFADTNTISILRQQLRDAADGLSSAKRSVAVVMAYAAREKKLAEKQAVQLADMEARALEAIRLGHDALASDAAVAIAELEKEHAATTKAHTHYTAEIAKLRDQVALSEQRLRTLQRGKQIADAAQHTHKLRGSIPNGVLASLRDAEATLERLQERQSHAEEVEIAMVEMTASSSAEQVVERLAEAGCGASVTTDATKVLKRLQAKAERASDTAS from the coding sequence ATGTTCAAGATGATGAGTACGTTAATTCGAGGAAGAACGTTCGACGTCGCTGAAGCGTTTGCTGACACCAACACGATTTCCATTCTACGCCAGCAGCTGCGCGATGCGGCAGATGGTTTGAGTTCCGCAAAGCGGTCTGTTGCAGTTGTCATGGCCTACGCAGCCCGCGAAAAGAAACTGGCTGAGAAACAAGCGGTCCAGTTGGCTGATATGGAAGCAAGGGCGTTGGAGGCGATCCGGCTCGGTCATGACGCGCTGGCGAGCGATGCTGCTGTGGCAATCGCGGAGCTGGAAAAGGAACATGCTGCAACCACCAAAGCCCACACCCATTACACCGCCGAAATTGCGAAACTTCGTGATCAAGTGGCTTTGTCCGAACAGCGGCTGCGGACACTTCAGCGCGGCAAACAAATCGCCGATGCAGCTCAACACACCCACAAGCTTCGCGGATCGATCCCGAACGGTGTCCTGGCGAGCCTGAGGGATGCCGAAGCGACACTGGAGCGGCTGCAGGAGCGCCAGTCCCACGCAGAAGAAGTGGAGATCGCAATGGTGGAAATGACCGCAAGTTCTTCTGCGGAGCAGGTCGTTGAAAGGCTGGCTGAAGCGGGATGCGGGGCCTCGGTGACCACGGACGCTACCAAGGTTTTGAAGCGCCTTCAGGCCAAAGCCGAAAGGGCTTCTGACACAGCTTCCTAA
- a CDS encoding YiaA/YiaB family inner membrane protein translates to MSTYTTKASNAWNLFTYFNFGVAALMMAGGIWSLEASFSAKGYYAMAALMLVYSTASITKAVRDQEENNRIYNKIEDAKTERLLAEVSAQDPA, encoded by the coding sequence ATGTCCACCTACACCACTAAAGCATCCAACGCCTGGAACTTGTTCACCTATTTCAATTTCGGCGTGGCTGCTTTGATGATGGCCGGCGGGATCTGGTCACTGGAAGCAAGTTTCTCGGCCAAGGGCTACTACGCGATGGCCGCCTTGATGCTGGTCTATTCAACGGCTTCGATCACAAAGGCCGTCCGCGACCAGGAAGAAAACAACCGCATCTACAACAAGATCGAAGATGCCAAGACGGAACGGTTGCTGGCCGAAGTTTCGGCTCAGGATCCTGCCTGA